The following are encoded together in the Monodelphis domestica isolate mMonDom1 chromosome 5, mMonDom1.pri, whole genome shotgun sequence genome:
- the LOC100024443 gene encoding olfactory receptor 10C1-like, which translates to MHRGLKRGGKRYQEKEIYICKQMLSSEPMMRENQTLCTTFIFVAFSSLGELQPVLFVVFLAIYTFTVLGNLVIIFLIWVSPSLHTPMYFFLTNLSFLEMCYITSVVPQLLVHLLVEPKTMSVSRCAAQMYIFTILGLTECCLLAAMAYDRFVAICYPLRYTLLMGPRVCLQLAVASWTIGMVVEIAQTTWIFTLPFCGTGKIQHFFCDIMPVVKLACVNTSHYEIVMFFLSVLFIMSPCLLILCSYARILIAILRMPSAAGRHKAFSTCSSHLLVVSLFYGTALFTYLQPKAAHTPDTDKATALMYTVVTPALNPVIYTLRNKEVKGAFWRIARRHPLNQAA; encoded by the exons ATGCACAGAGGCCTCAAGAGAGGAGGCAAGAGATACCAGgaaaaagaaatttacatttgTAAGCAG atgtTAAGCTCTGAGCCAATGATGAGGGAAAACCAGACCCTCTGCACCACGTTCATCTTTGTGGCTTTCTCCTCTCTAGGTGAGCTACAacccgtgctctttgtggtattCTTAGCCATATACACATTCACTGTGTTGGGAAACCTGGTGATCATCTTCCTGATCTGGGTGAGCCCCAGCCTCCACACTCCCATGTATTTCTTCCTGACTAACCTGTCCTTTCTGGAGATGTGCTATATCACCAGTGTGGTGCCTCAGCTGCTGGTGCACCTGTTGGTAGAACCCAAGACCATGAGTGTGTCACGTTGTGCTGCTCAGATGTATATCTTCACCATCCTGGGGCTGACAGAATGCTGCCTCTTGGCAGCTATGGCTTATGATCGCTTTGTTGCCATCTGCTACCCACTGCGGTACACATTATTGATGGGTCCTCGAGTCTGCCTGCAATTGGCTGTGGCATCCTGGACTATAGGAATGGTTGTGGAGATAGCCCAGACCACATGGATCTTTACCCTCCCTTTCTGTGGCACAGGAAAAATCCAGCACTTCTTTTGTGACATCATGCCAGTGGTGAAACTGGCTTGTGTGAATACCTCCCACTATGAGATagttatgttttttctttctgttctcttcatCATGAGCCCCTGCCTCCTCATTCTCTGTTCCTATGCCCGCATTCTCATAGCTATTTTAAGAATGCCCTCTGCTGCTGGGAGGCACAAAGCTTTTTCCACTTGCTCTTCCCATCTCCTGgttgtctctctcttctatggCACAGCCCTCTTTACCTATCTTCAACCCAAGGCTGCCCATACTCCAGACACAGACAAAGCAACAGCTCTTATGTACACAGTTGTCACACCTGCACTCAATCCAGTCATCTATACTTTAAGAAACAAAGAAGTGAAAGGAGCCTTTTGGAGAATAGCCAGGAGGCACCCTCTTAACCAAGCTGCCTAA
- the LOC130454702 gene encoding olfactory receptor 10C1-like, with protein MRENQTLCTTFIFVAFSSLGELQPVLFVVFLAIYTFTVLGNLVIIFLIWVSPSLHTPMYFFLTNLSFLEMCYITSVVPQLLVHLLVEPKTMSVSRCAAQMYIFTILGLTECCLLAAMAYDRFVAICYPLRYTLLMGPRVCLQLAVASWTIGMVVEIAQTTWIFTLPFCGTGKIQHFFCDIMPVVKLACVDTSQNEIVLFSVSVLFIMSPCLLILCSYARILIAILRMPSAAGRHKAFSTCSSHLLVVSLFYGTALFTYLQPKAAHTPDTDKATALMYTVVTPALNPVIYTLRNKEVKGAFWRIARRHPLNQAA; from the coding sequence ATGAGGGAAAACCAGACCCTCTGCACCACGTTCATCTTTGTGGCTTTCTCCTCTCTAGGTGAGCTACAacccgtgctctttgtggtattCTTAGCCATATACACATTCACTGTGTTGGGAAACCTGGTGATCATCTTCCTGATCTGGGTGAGCCCCAGCCTCCACACTCCCATGTATTTCTTCCTGACTAACCTGTCCTTTCTGGAGATGTGCTATATCACCAGTGTGGTGCCTCAGCTGCTGGTGCACCTGTTGGTAGAACCCAAGACCATGAGTGTGTCACGTTGTGCTGCTCAGATGTATATCTTCACCATCCTGGGGCTGACAGAATGCTGCCTCTTGGCAGCTATGGCTTATGATCGCTTTGTTGCCATCTGCTACCCACTGCGGTACACATTATTGATGGGTCCTCGAGTCTGCCTGCAATTGGCTGTGGCATCCTGGACTATAGGAATGGTTGTGGAGATAGCCCAGACCACATGGATCTTTACCCTCCCTTTCTGTGGCACAGGAAAAATCCAGCACTTCTTTTGTGACATCATGCCAGTGGTGAAACTGGCTTGTGTGGATACCTCTCAAAAtgagatagttttgttttctgtttctgttctctTCATTATGAGCCCCTGCCTCCTCATTCTCTGTTCCTATGCCCGCATTCTCATAGCTATTTTAAGAATGCCCTCTGCTGCTGGGAGGCACAAAGCTTTTTCCACTTGCTCTTCCCATCTCCTGgttgtctctctcttctatggCACAGCCCTCTTTACCTATCTTCAACCCAAGGCTGCCCATACTCCAGACACAGACAAAGCAACAGCTCTTATGTACACAGTTGTCACACCTGCACTCAATCCAGTCATCTATACTTTAAGAAACAAAGAAGTGAAAGGGGCCTTTTGGAGAATAGCCAGGAGGCACCCTCTTAACCAAGCTGCCTAA